AAACCTGGCCTAACTTCATGGCGCCTTTTTTGATGCTCATCGTAAAGCGGAAGATATCTTACTAATAATGGTCTAGGCCCAATTATTGACATATCACCTTTCAATATATTAAAAAGTTCAGGGAGCTCATCAAGCGATGTAGAACGTAAAAACTTCCCGAACTTTGTTAACCTAATTTTATCTGGTAGCAACTCTCCATTGTCGTCTCTTTCATCCGACATTGTTCTAAATTTATACATCACAAAAATTTTTTCGTTTAAACCTGGTCTATCTTGTTTAAATATTACAGGGCCACCTAGTTTTAATCTCACAAGGAGTGCTACTATTAAAATTACTGGCCAAAGAATCATTAAAGCTAAAAATGATAGTATAAAATCCATTGGTCTTTTAAGAAAACTTTTATAAATATTTGCTGTTTTAAGAGGCTTCACTTTTTAAACCACAACCCTTTAATAGTCTCTACAACTCTATCCAAATCTTCATCTGTCATTTTCGTATCAGATGGTAAACAAACACCATTCATAAACAACTTCTCTGATATATTAGTTCCAACGAAATCATACTTTTCGAAGAACGGTTGCATATGCATTGGCTTCCAAATAGGTCTTGACTCTATATTTTCTTTTTCAAGTGTTTCCATTAAATCTAGTGGTCTAACTTTTCCATTCAGGATAATTGAACTAAGCCAATAGTTTGGCTCGTTCCAATTATTAATTGGCATGAATTTAATACCCTCGAGTTCGCCTAACTCTCTCTTATAAAATTCAAAAATATATTTTTTCTTTTCAATTCTTTGATCTAACACCTTAAGTTGCCCTCTACCAATCCCAGCAACTACATTACTCATCCTATAATTGAAACCTAATTCACTATGCTGATAATGTCTTGCTTTATCTCTACTCTGAGTAGCCCAAAACCTTACTTTTTCAATTTTTTCTTCATTATTTGAAACAACCATTCCACCACCAGAAGTGGTAATGATTTTATTACCGTTAAAAGAAAAAATACCAAAATCCCCAAAAGTACCAGAGTGCTTACCTTTATAGTAAGTTCCTAAAGATTCAGCAGCATCTTCAATTAAAGCCACATCATGTTCTTTACAAAGTTCCACTATTTGATCCATATCTGCAGATAATCCATAAAGATGAACAACAATAACTGCTTTAACATTTGGATATTTTCTAAAAGCTATTTCCAATGCTTTTGGGCACATATTCCATGTTTCATTATCACTATCGATAAACACAGGAATCGCATTTTGGTAGATAATTGGATTGGCGGTAGCTGAAAATGTTAGGGTTGGACAAAAAACGATATCTCCTTCTTCAACACCTGCTGCTTTAAGTGCTAAATGAATTGCAGCTGTCCCTGTTGAGAGTGCCGCAGCTGCCTTGGTTCCGATTTTTTCTGCAAATTCAGCTTCAAATCGGTCTACATTTGCCCCAAGTGGAGCAATCCAATTTGTATCAAAAGCTTCATTGATATATTGTTTTTCATATCCTTCTTCACTCATATGTGGCGAAGCCAATAAGATACGATTCCCCATTTTCTTTCCCCTTTTCACTTTTTAGTTGGAAATATCCTCTGTAAATTTTAAAAATGAGTAGTTTGAATGAAGTATCTATTCTATTTCATCCACAATCGACAATAAATCTGTTAATCATTTAAATGTCTAAGATCTAGTAATTGAGGATCAAGTCTGAATTGTTTTGTAGATAAACTTTTGGAACGTCTAGTTACTGCTACTAACATATGTCGAAAAAATTATTGAAAGTCAATTGTAAGGCTAGAATTAATGCATATTGTTCTTTTCTATACGAAAAACGACAAAATAATAGTTTGTGCTGATTCTTAGTTATATAAGTGCATTTTCGAGATGCTATATTGAAAGGAATTAAATAAGTAGAACTACATAAAACATATGATGTATAACATGCCAATATTCTCTATTCAGAAAATTTTAACGAACGAAGTTTAAAATCAATAAAGTACTTTGGCTTACGATGAGGGTTAAATAGTAGGGATATTGACGTGATTATAATTGTTGAAAAGCGATCTTGTTTTTTGCGAAATTTTCGTACGGTTCACTTTATATAAATTCTTCTTTATAAAAAGGAAAAAATCCGTCTCATCAAAAATGATGAAACGGATTTTTTTCATTATCTGTTATGCGAATAATGTCCCGGATTTGGAATAGCACCAATTGTGCTTACCCAACGATTTGTGTAGTTGAAGAAGCCTACGACAAAAGCTGCTTCTAATATTTCATGATCATTAAATCCGACTGATCTTAGTTTATCTACTTCTTCAGGGGTTAATTCGGCTACATTTCTTGTTGCTCGATAGGCGTAGTCACAAAGTGCTCTTTGCTTCTCTGTTAAATTTGTTGAGCGATAATTATAGGTTAGCTGGTCTACCCATGCTGGATTCTTAGTTAATCCTCGGAGCACATCTCCATGGGTCGTCAAACAATAATTGCAAGAATTAGTGGATGACACCACTAGACCCATCATTTCTTTATCGACATTGCTCAAATAACATGTTTCGGAATTGAAGAGCGATTCTTTTAAATTTAAAAAACCTTTATATTGCTGTGCATTTAATGGCAAAATTTTAAATAGATGATTAAAGAAACCTTGTTGCTCTATTTGACTATTGATGGTTGCATCAAATTCTTTTTGCAATTCTGTAGGAATTTCTGATTCATTTGGTTTTTCTAAATAAGAATATTTTTGGTCATACTTTGTCATCCAAACACTCCCCTTTCAAAGTAAAAACGATATAGAACTATACAACTTAAGAATATGAACTTTCTACTGCTTAATATGATTGAACATTTTTAAAACCGGTAAAAGACTCTTACCAATTTTCCTTTCTATTATTATCTGAAAATTTTATATTTAAAATATAAACGATTTTAACCTATAAAACAAATGATTTTAATATTCTTTAAATAATTTCCAATTACTTAAACATTAGTAGTTGTTTATTAATAGAAAAGACCATTACTTTTTTCTATTTTCGTCCGCATTTAATTCTTTCGACATATTTAGACTTGTAAAAATCACAATTTAAACGTATATTAGAATTAAGTATTGAATAAATTAAAAAAGACCATTTGATGCTGGTACATCAAACGGCCAAATATAATAGTTGATTCCCTCAAGGGGATTGGCTGTCTAGGGCATAACCCATCTGAGCTGGTAACTCAAGGATGGGTTATTTTTTATTTCGAAATGCCAGAATTGTGACTACTAATGATGCGAAACTAACTGCAAACATTAATGATTCAGAAACTGACATCGGCATCACCTCCGGGCCCATACGATATGGGTTATACAGACATTACCTAAAGCTTAGGTAAATTGTCTGCTACATTTATACTGGGGTATGCCAACCACCCTTGAGCATCAATCTATTATAAAATCATTATAGCAAACGTTTGTTCGTTTTAATAGTTAAAATGGTAATATTTATTGTCTTTTATTACTTTTATTATGTGCATATGATGAAATTTTATGTACAGTTTCTTCATTTATTTTCTCGTCTTCTGAGCAAATTTTAAATAGGTTCCTCAACTTCCTCTCTCCAATCATTCAAGATATTTCCCCTGTAATTTCTAGAGACACGAAATATATTTTACAAATCATTCATTTTTCAGGTCTTTTTTTTATACGATATATAAAATATCTAAATTTTCAAAAATATTATATGGATGGAGGGATTCTATGAAAAAGGTGGATTTGATCATTGTAGGTGGTGGTGTTATGGGTTCTAGTACTGCCTATTCCCTGCGAAAACTAGGTTTTGACGGCAGAATACTTGTTTTTGAAAAAGATCCTATTTATGAGTTTTCGTCTACTCCTAGAAGTGCTGGAGGAATTCGGCAGCTTTACACGACGGCTATTAATATTCAAATTAGTCGCTACAGTTTGCAATTTTATAAAGACTTCCCAAAGACCATGGCAATTGAAGGAGAGCCTTCAGAAATTAACTTCCGCCAGAGGGGGTATTTATTCTTAGGAACTAACAAAACGATGTCTGGATTAGAAAAGCAAAAGGAGCTGCAAAATCAGTTCGGTGTTCCTTCTGAATTGTTGACTGCACATGATTTGCTGAACATTATTCCAGAATTAACGATTGAAGATTTAGCTGGGGGCCTTTATTGTCATGAAGATGGCTATCTTGATCCATATTCTGTCATGCAAGGTTTCAAGAAACATGCTCAAAAGATGGATGTGGAATATATTTACGATGAAGTTGATACGATTTTAACTCAGCAAAATCATGTATCTGGAATTAGGCTAGTTGATGGTACCGTTTTCTATTCTCCAATTGTCATTAATTGTGCAGGTGCATGGGGTGTTTATCTGAGTGAAAAGATTGGTATTCCACTCCCTATTCATCCATTGAAACGTCAAATCTTCCAATTTGATATTGCTACTCCATTAGAAAAGGAATTACCTCTTACTGTCGATCCATCCAATGTGTACTTTCGGCATGAAGGCAATAAAATTTTATGTGGCTATTCTGAAAATGTCAAACCAGGCATTGATTTTTCTGTACAACGTTCACTTTTTTACGATGAAATGTGGCCTATACTCGCTAATCGAGTAAAAAATTTTGAAAGAGCGAAAATTTCATCTGCCTGGGCTGGTTTGTATAGTTTTAATACGGTTGATCACAATGCCATCATTGGAAATCACCCAACAATGAAAGGCTACTATATGGCGTTAGGTTTTAGTGGTCATGGTATGCAGCAAGCCCCTGCTGTTGGACAAGGCCTAGCTGAATTAATTCATCTTGGAAAATATCAAAACATCGATTTACGACCACTACGTGTAGAAAGATTTGCAGAAAATGATCTGGTTTTAGAAGATGCGATTGTCTAAAGTTACATTAACTCATTGAAAGGAGGTATTCGTACTTTGCTCATCTTAAATGAACAAGATATGCTACAAGCTGTAACGATGAACGATGTAATCCTTGCGATTGAAGAAGCTTATACTCTCTATGATTCTAGTGATTTTCTAATGCCATTACGCAATCAACTTTCAGATGATGATCATACGATGCTCTTAATGCCCTGCATTGCAAATGATTCGGCTGGTTTGAAAGTTGTTCATGTATCTCCTAATAATCGAGAGTATCCCGTTACACAAGGTATTA
This window of the Rummeliibacillus pycnus genome carries:
- a CDS encoding sugar transferase, with translation MDFILSFLALMILWPVILIVALLVRLKLGGPVIFKQDRPGLNEKIFVMYKFRTMSDERDDNGELLPDKIRLTKFGKFLRSTSLDELPELFNILKGDMSIIGPRPLLVRYLPLYDEHQKRRHEVRPGLSGLAQISGRNAISWEDKFNLDVFYVDNISFIKDWKIILLTIKKVFVREGINSNHNETMEAFRGKTEQIVIVKKEKEMV
- a CDS encoding DegT/DnrJ/EryC1/StrS family aminotransferase, which gives rise to MGNRILLASPHMSEEGYEKQYINEAFDTNWIAPLGANVDRFEAEFAEKIGTKAAAALSTGTAAIHLALKAAGVEEGDIVFCPTLTFSATANPIIYQNAIPVFIDSDNETWNMCPKALEIAFRKYPNVKAVIVVHLYGLSADMDQIVELCKEHDVALIEDAAESLGTYYKGKHSGTFGDFGIFSFNGNKIITTSGGGMVVSNNEEKIEKVRFWATQSRDKARHYQHSELGFNYRMSNVVAGIGRGQLKVLDQRIEKKKYIFEFYKRELGELEGIKFMPINNWNEPNYWLSSIILNGKVRPLDLMETLEKENIESRPIWKPMHMQPFFEKYDFVGTNISEKLFMNGVCLPSDTKMTDEDLDRVVETIKGLWFKK
- a CDS encoding peroxidase-related enzyme (This protein belongs to a clade of uncharacterized proteins related to peroxidases such as the alkylhydroperoxidase AhpD.), whose product is MTKYDQKYSYLEKPNESEIPTELQKEFDATINSQIEQQGFFNHLFKILPLNAQQYKGFLNLKESLFNSETCYLSNVDKEMMGLVVSSTNSCNYCLTTHGDVLRGLTKNPAWVDQLTYNYRSTNLTEKQRALCDYAYRATRNVAELTPEEVDKLRSVGFNDHEILEAAFVVGFFNYTNRWVSTIGAIPNPGHYSHNR
- a CDS encoding NAD(P)/FAD-dependent oxidoreductase, which gives rise to MKKVDLIIVGGGVMGSSTAYSLRKLGFDGRILVFEKDPIYEFSSTPRSAGGIRQLYTTAINIQISRYSLQFYKDFPKTMAIEGEPSEINFRQRGYLFLGTNKTMSGLEKQKELQNQFGVPSELLTAHDLLNIIPELTIEDLAGGLYCHEDGYLDPYSVMQGFKKHAQKMDVEYIYDEVDTILTQQNHVSGIRLVDGTVFYSPIVINCAGAWGVYLSEKIGIPLPIHPLKRQIFQFDIATPLEKELPLTVDPSNVYFRHEGNKILCGYSENVKPGIDFSVQRSLFYDEMWPILANRVKNFERAKISSAWAGLYSFNTVDHNAIIGNHPTMKGYYMALGFSGHGMQQAPAVGQGLAELIHLGKYQNIDLRPLRVERFAENDLVLEDAIV